Proteins from one Deltaproteobacteria bacterium genomic window:
- the nrfD gene encoding polysulfide reductase NrfD yields MRYGFVIDQDRCIGCHACTVACKDEHDVPLGVNRTWVKYIEKGAFPATSRHFAVLRCNHCDDAPCVEICPTVALYRSPNGIVDFDNERCIGCKSCMQACPYDALYIDPDHNTAAKCNFCAHRVELGLQPACEVVCPTQAIMSGDLDDPDSRISRTVATRKVSLRKPHKGTNPKLFYVGVEEDALQPTMTETADTHFWADKYPGEDLYALSASRHGSPVPGGAREVYDVPHPRPWGSKIAAYLWTKSIGAGVLLVAALLMVLGRLQDGPLLNIAGPVLALIFTGLTTGFLVFDLKRPDRFYYLITKPNPRSWLVLGGYILMAYSLVSLVWLAYGIGGAPVPGWVVAACVVFGIGAAGYTAFLFAQAKGRDLWQSPLFFWHLMVQAVTAGAATLILVGLAGGLDSAAMTTLTTVLMVSLIITGGLVLGEIGLTPISEDVRRATELLTCGALKEKFWGLFMAVGILLPVIFLLWAGAQAEASWLLHPLSALLALVGLWAFESLWVEAGQAVPLS; encoded by the coding sequence ATGCGTTACGGATTCGTCATCGACCAGGACCGCTGCATCGGCTGCCACGCATGCACCGTGGCGTGCAAGGACGAGCACGACGTGCCCTTGGGGGTGAACCGCACCTGGGTCAAGTACATCGAGAAAGGCGCGTTCCCGGCCACCAGCCGCCACTTCGCGGTGCTCCGGTGCAACCACTGCGACGACGCGCCGTGCGTCGAGATCTGTCCCACGGTGGCGCTCTACCGCAGCCCCAACGGCATCGTCGACTTCGACAACGAGCGCTGCATCGGCTGCAAGTCGTGCATGCAGGCGTGTCCCTACGACGCGCTGTACATCGACCCCGACCACAACACCGCGGCCAAGTGCAACTTCTGCGCGCACCGCGTGGAGTTGGGGCTGCAACCCGCGTGCGAGGTCGTGTGCCCCACCCAGGCGATCATGTCGGGCGATCTCGACGACCCCGACAGCCGCATCTCCCGCACCGTGGCCACGCGCAAGGTGTCGTTGCGCAAGCCCCACAAGGGCACTAACCCCAAGCTCTTCTACGTCGGCGTCGAGGAGGACGCGCTGCAGCCCACCATGACCGAGACCGCCGACACCCATTTCTGGGCCGACAAGTATCCGGGCGAAGACCTCTACGCCCTCTCCGCTTCCAGGCACGGAAGCCCGGTCCCCGGCGGCGCGCGGGAGGTCTACGACGTGCCGCATCCGCGGCCCTGGGGCTCCAAGATCGCGGCCTATCTCTGGACCAAGTCCATCGGCGCCGGCGTGCTGCTGGTGGCGGCGCTGCTGATGGTCCTGGGACGGCTCCAGGACGGCCCGCTGCTGAACATCGCCGGCCCGGTGCTGGCACTGATCTTCACCGGCCTCACCACCGGCTTTCTCGTGTTCGACCTCAAGCGCCCCGACCGCTTCTACTACCTGATCACCAAACCCAACCCGCGTTCATGGCTGGTGCTGGGCGGCTACATCCTGATGGCCTACTCGCTGGTGAGCCTCGTGTGGCTCGCCTACGGCATCGGCGGCGCGCCCGTGCCGGGATGGGTGGTGGCGGCCTGCGTCGTCTTCGGCATCGGCGCCGCGGGCTACACCGCGTTCCTGTTCGCGCAGGCCAAGGGACGGGACCTGTGGCAGAGCCCGCTCTTCTTCTGGCATCTCATGGTCCAGGCGGTCACCGCCGGCGCCGCCACGCTGATCCTGGTGGGCCTCGCCGGCGGGCTCGACAGCGCCGCGATGACGACCCTGACCACCGTGCTCATGGTGTCGCTGATCATCACCGGCGGGCTGGTGCTGGGAGAGATCGGACTCACGCCCATCAGCGAGGACGTGCGGCGCGCCACCGAGTTGCTCACCTGCGGCGCGCTCAAGGAGAAGTTCTGGGGCCTGTTCATGGCCGTCGGCATCCTCCTGCCGGTGATCTTCCTGCTGTGGGCCGGGGCGCAGGCCGAGGCCTCATGGTTGCTGCATCCCTTGTCCGCGCTGTTGGCCCTGGTCGGACTGTGGGCGTTCGAGAGCCTGTGGGTCGAAGCCGGGCAAGCCGTACCCCTCAGCTAG
- a CDS encoding CoA transferase subunit A encodes MSKLHSLRDAIAREVEDGMSVFMGAALESLIPFAAGYEIMRQRKRGLTLMTTISDMQFDQLIGAGCADKVCGAWVGNVAAGLGHNYRRAVERGEPGPLAVENHSNFSMALGLKAAAMGVPYLPTRTLMGSDFGEEASFAGVRCPFTGERLLAVRAVRPDVAILHVQRADEEGNAHVWGNLGVTQDAAMAAGKVVLTCEEIVPHEVILSDPNRTLIPGFLVAAVACVPLGSHPSPTQGYSRRDDDFYFDYHARSRDRAGFEEWLNHWVLGVKDHDGYIQRLGSERVAGLEPRDRHMAAPVSYAF; translated from the coding sequence ATGTCGAAGCTCCACAGCCTTCGAGACGCCATCGCCCGGGAGGTCGAGGACGGCATGTCCGTCTTCATGGGAGCCGCTCTGGAGTCCCTGATCCCCTTCGCCGCCGGTTACGAGATCATGCGTCAGCGCAAGCGCGGCCTGACGCTGATGACCACCATCTCGGACATGCAGTTCGACCAGCTTATCGGCGCGGGCTGCGCGGACAAGGTGTGCGGTGCCTGGGTCGGGAACGTGGCGGCGGGCCTCGGGCACAACTACCGGCGCGCGGTGGAGCGCGGCGAGCCGGGGCCGCTGGCGGTGGAGAACCATTCCAACTTCTCCATGGCCCTGGGCCTCAAGGCCGCGGCCATGGGGGTGCCGTACCTGCCCACCCGGACGCTCATGGGCAGCGACTTCGGCGAGGAGGCGTCGTTCGCCGGCGTGCGCTGTCCGTTTACCGGGGAGCGCCTGCTCGCGGTGCGGGCGGTGAGGCCCGACGTCGCCATCCTGCACGTGCAGCGGGCCGACGAAGAGGGCAACGCCCACGTGTGGGGCAACCTGGGGGTCACCCAGGACGCGGCCATGGCGGCGGGCAAGGTGGTGCTCACCTGCGAGGAGATCGTGCCCCACGAAGTGATCCTGAGCGACCCCAACCGCACGTTGATCCCGGGTTTCCTGGTGGCGGCCGTGGCCTGCGTCCCGCTGGGCTCCCATCCGTCGCCGACCCAGGGGTACAGCCGGCGCGACGACGACTTCTACTTCGACTATCATGCGCGCTCCCGGGACCGGGCCGGGTTCGAGGAGTGGTTGAATCACTGGGTCCTGGGGGTGAAGGACCACGACGGCTACATCCAGCGGCTCGGGAGCGAGCGGGTCGCCGGGCTCGAGCCGCGCGACCGCCACATGGCCGCGCCGGTGAGCTACGCGTTCTGA
- a CDS encoding CoA-transferase encodes MDYTRRELMVIAAAREIRDGERVFVGMRLPLLGFAVAKELHAPGAVGIFESGVLRDWPALKPIFTMSDPPNVAGALYCCGLIEVMSLLQSGRVEMGFIGGAEVDRHGNLNTHWVGDDGRRLRLPGSGGAADIATLAGRCVIIMNHERRRFVPRVRYITSPGYGDGAGWRERRGLSGGGPSRTITSLGIFSFDPATREMQIESFHPGVTVRELRDETDWPLKAAPDVRETPEPSREEILAVRKYDPDGVWTS; translated from the coding sequence ATGGACTACACGCGGCGAGAGCTCATGGTCATTGCAGCGGCGCGCGAGATTCGCGACGGCGAACGCGTCTTCGTGGGCATGCGCCTGCCGTTGCTGGGCTTCGCGGTGGCCAAGGAACTGCACGCCCCGGGCGCCGTCGGCATCTTCGAGAGCGGCGTGCTGCGGGACTGGCCGGCGCTGAAACCCATCTTCACCATGAGCGATCCGCCCAACGTGGCGGGGGCGCTCTACTGCTGCGGCCTGATCGAGGTCATGAGCCTCCTCCAGAGCGGCCGCGTGGAGATGGGGTTCATCGGTGGCGCCGAGGTCGATCGCCACGGCAACCTCAACACCCATTGGGTGGGAGACGACGGGCGGCGGCTGCGCCTCCCGGGAAGCGGCGGCGCCGCGGACATCGCCACCCTGGCCGGACGGTGCGTCATCATCATGAACCACGAGCGGCGCCGTTTCGTGCCCCGGGTGCGGTACATCACCTCCCCGGGTTACGGCGACGGCGCCGGCTGGCGCGAGCGCCGCGGCCTGTCGGGCGGCGGCCCGAGCCGCACCATCACCAGCCTCGGCATCTTCTCCTTCGACCCAGCGACGCGGGAGATGCAGATCGAGTCGTTTCATCCCGGCGTCACCGTGCGGGAGCTCCGGGACGAAACGGACTGGCCGCTGAAGGCGGCGCCGGACGTCAGAGAGACTCCGGAGCCGTCCCGGGAAGAGATTCTGGCCGTGAGAAAGTATGACCCCGACGGCGTCTGGACGTCCTGA